Within Topomyia yanbarensis strain Yona2022 chromosome 2, ASM3024719v1, whole genome shotgun sequence, the genomic segment aactcaaaagtaaatTAAAATCTAAGAcattaaaagaacttattctttgggttgttttatttttgcgtgtaGAGAAAGGGACGCCAGTTGACTGCTCTTCATATCTGGTATCACAGTGgtattgacttatttgacgtctaggacaccaacacagttgcaatgtgtatagacaacatacacacgcagaaaaaatgctgtgtatttaaagaaaatttgtATTAAAAACAAACAGTTTTTTGTTTGTTCTATGGCTTATGCAGATTTCTTGTTGATACAACaattatttttgttagtaacaaaacaaattaataTTGTTGGCGTTTTTGACAAGACCAGGCATCTAACTAAAAAAAGTTAATTCAACACAGCTTTCGTGTTTAGATCAAAGTAAATTTGCTAGTTTTGATAAAGTTAATTACTTAGAATCAAAAAACAATACAGATAACATCAATAATAGGTTAAATATTTGAAAGCACATAGTTTGGATTATTTAAATGGCTTGTCAAAACTATTCCAAACAATGAATATATTAGTTGAAATAAAttcggttttttttaaatattggtaggtattttattttatgttaATTTCTTTGTTATTTTACAATGATTTTATGTAAATGATCGAAGTTGCAGGTTCTAAAGCCCGTACCTGAAATTTTGAAGGTATGTACCGTAAGTCGTGTTGTTTGATCCAATCTCTATGAGAAATGGATGCCCTGCATATCTCCATATTTTACATCGATTCAGCTATTTGCAGTGTTCAGCTcctgtaaaaatataaaaattatcaGGTTTAATATCTAGATATTGTTTTATTCTGACCAAACTGTTTTTTCTCCGCTCAACagtttaaataaaacaaattttgttcgtTTTCTAAGAAACGGAATCGAAAATAGCTTTTTCTTTGTCCGCCACTCAATAAACTTTAGCGTTGATTCAGTGGTAGAAGAAAATATAACGCATGAATTATTTAAATACTTACTTACCGAAAATTCCGAAATAATTAAGTACGGTAAACTTTGCTTCTGCTGCAGGAATCGACTCCATTTCATGCGCGTTGTAATAGATATAaatcgttttattttttatgactAACAATAtgtaaattaaattcaataaagttcgtacaattaaaaataaacttttttcttttcctTTCCAAACATGACatatatttgttttaaataattaaaaatttctattgCTCTTTGATATAAAGTTTTGGTTTTTCATTTTAACTATGACATTCTTCTGCGTGCATATAACGCTGTGTTtacaattcgccatctgatttaacctcatttggcaaaaaaactacccgatttaacctcaatctcgcactaacacaactccacatagattagtcaattaagatttctgacagttcatttacaaccacagatgcaaagtcaaaccaaatacaacatatttgtatttggtcaaaccaaaggagtttggtttgtttgcctcacgaaatacctaacctcaaccggtttttgcagcgcaattttttttgttttcctcacgaaataattcggcaCCGTTTCTTTTTTAACGGGAGTAGAAAGGTTAATAgtaatcgattgaaaaataatCGATTTAAGTACCAATTACACGATCCGTCAGTTTTCCGTTGTCGGTAGAGCATGtcaacaaaacctcaaaataaGTTATGCATAatattatataatatatattatgCAGTTTCTATGGAGATGTCCACATATACAACAGGTTTTGACGAATACGGATCGTGTAAATGCGCACACGAGAAATGCATTCAACTTATTCTGACGGAACAGTGACGTGACGTTGACGTGCTGTTCCATttagggttttcgattgatggcACTGACACCGCGCCAGTGTTTTGCACTGGCACGGTGCCAATGGAACGCTCCAACGCAAATCGAGTGCACTCTTGAATGTGTGCGTGTAGTTTGTCGAGCTGTCATTCAACAGctgatgtttgtttatttacaaaataaagcactTAAATAAGAAATAAGTGTTGCTTTAAGCGGATTAATCATTAGGTACAGtcggaaaatttatcaaaatgtgTAGATATTGTTATACGGCGCAGTCAAACGGTGGACAACCAGAGTGCAGACCCTAATATGTTGATCAAAAAGGTTTTgaacaatttgattcattgtggtACCAACTTATAcgggaaaataaacaaatccCACACCGAACAACATGTAGAGTTGTGTCTCTTAATGCGCGGTTAATTGGACCGCTTGAAAGGAATTCGACAAAACGATTTCCGTAGATCATATAATTATCGCAACGTTGCGCTAGTGACCGATTAGTCTGCAATTCTCTATACGACACTAGTGAGCACACACAGCACATAATATAATGGTATATGTCAATATTCTGTTAATTGAAAGATATGATCTTTTCAGAAAAGTTTTTCAGTAGGTCAAGATCAACCCGTATACCTATggattatttttggaattaactTGCAGGGCAACGCTAGTGACTCAATTTGACGATATACATCAGTAGATCAAATGCTGCACGTAaatgaataaatcatttttagaTTCGTCCACTAGGCTGCGCTAAAGTACATAATAGCCTAGCGTAGTATTTGGAAAATTATGTTCTATCCTTGGTTCTATCTCAAAGGTTTTATGGTTTAGGTCGATGTTGTTCTCAATAAGGTTCTTGGGGATGGAAGAAGATTCATTCGGATTTCATCCGCTGGGCGGCGCTAGTGAACatgcaatttcttttattttttggatttCAATATCATGATAATTAAGAATGATGTGTTCGGCATAGTTCTTTTGTAGGCTAAGGACTGCCCGAAGGTTAGTCTAGTTTACTCctactatgcggcgctagtgaaggGTTCCCTTAACCGATTTTCCGACTCCGCACTcatatttgcttcagatagttTTTCTTTTACTAGATTGTGTATGGACATTCCCAAGCAAATCAACCAAAGGTCCGAAATACCCAACCATGGTCCGATTCTGACCAtcctattttatatttttttgttctctGCATACTCCTTGAGGTTCATGATACCAAGTGCAATGTTGTATTGAGTTCAATGAATGCCACAGGTACTCTACGAACGTCTCATGGTTATCCTAGAACTCCCAGAAATAAAGGAATATTGTATACACTCCTTGAGGTTTAGGGAATTCAATATTAAATTGATTGCAACGATTGCTATAAGTCATCCATGAACGTTTTTGTCTTCAGTTTTATAATCGTAAACAGTGATCTCTTAGTCGTTATATATTCATGGATGCCCAGTTGAaagaacttgttttttttttcaagttatccaAAAACTATGGAGGTAAAGGCTTATGGTCTATAAGCCTATAATACAGAATAAAAGAGTTACAAGCATTCGTAACCGAGCGCTCCTTCGTTACACACGCGCGATGTTTGTTGTAACATTACCTTGATTTAGGCGATATCAGTGAAGGTGTTTATCCCAGCAAGGGCAggagtataaacattataaacgttaaattgtgtcaagCAGTTCAGTGTAGTGCGGTGTTAAACAGTTTTAttacctgaaagacggctttgcttagacgagctataccagataaaggtcacgcgggtgacgcataaaacaaacgaaggatcaattcacctaccagctcgtcaggaaccaactggtgaagtgtttcgttttttacgtttcttatcgatttttttttatttttgcatttgatttttttatttttatttaagttaaacagtgcggtcgagcgtgttgctcccgcaacaaaatggatcaAGGAGAAGGATCTCCTTCCAAAGGTGAATCTTTTGGGGAAGAGGAACACCTATTTGAGTCGGAGACAGAAGTTGTTACCTCCAACTCATCTTCCCCACTTCCCCCAAATATATCACagcaccaccccccccccccccccgaatcaacgtttaccaggatggatccgctggtccttggatggtatggttaaacagcataactgctgcgcgagagctgacaaaacgttactcggccgtaaccgagattaaaaagttacagtcagataaactgcgcgcaGTCGCTACTGCATTGAAACCGGTCAATGATATCGTTAGTAATAGCCTCTTTACAATGGTGTATCGCGTTTACATTCCTCCTCGTGATGTGAAGATTGACGTTGTGGTAAGTGATgtgggtctaactgtcgatgatctaaTGAATGATGAggttggccgctttaatgaCCCTAactttcaatcagttaagattttggagtgcaagcattTACACTCAAAGtacatcgaagatgggaattaatATCCATCAGACTGGTTTCGCGTagccttcgccggatctgcacttagaagctacgttgaagtaggaggagctcgtctatctgtgcgtctgtttgtaccacgggtcatgaattgttccaattgcaagcagctaggtcatacggccacctactgtagtaacaagcaacggtgcggtaaatgtggggaacgctaTGCAGAAGATACTTGCAGTAGGTCCGCtaagaagtgtgtttactgtggggagaatccgtaTGCACTTTTGaaatgcccaacgtacaaacttcgcgcggatgaCCTGAAGCGATCCgtcaaagatcgctccagacgctcttacgcagaaatgctatCCAAAATCGATtcgacacaggtacttccctcggaggaagagtataagtttttatccaactcgattctcgataccgagattcaaactcagacgaaacgagtacccgacatgaacacccaaaaacgttctcccaacccgtgtgggacaaagagtactcagacgtgtacgcggagaaggctgccgcgtataaagcctTACTGAACGACGGGTTGATCAATAGCTTTCGACTCTacacgatattagaaaagcgaatgaaaagtttaatgaaagccaagaaacgcagttactggcgccgctTTGTCggcgggttaacaagagaaacatcgaaacatttggggcacggcccgacgtattcGAAACCGaagcagtactaacgagagcgtggaatattcaaacagtttgatattcgatttcgccaagaaggtttgtccggatcccgccccggcacagaaaatctaccgcgccacgTCGCCTCACAATactgcgaacgaaacaccgttttcgatggtggagttctcacttgcttaCTTAtcctgtaacaataaagcccccgGGGCCAAACAGAATtatattcaacttgttgaagaatctaccagactctgccaagagacgcttgttgaatttatttagaaagtttcttgagggtaacattggacacatgattggagacaagtgagtgtcatcgccatccaaaaactaggaaaaccagcctccgaccacaactcgtatcgactgATTGCAATGCTATCGTGTATCCGGAAGtcattcgagaaaatgatcttgtttcgcctcgacaattaggtcgaagcaaatggcttccctaataaaaaatattatacacgaactttaactcatatagtgcaacgattccacatattgtttggatgataccctgaactgttcgttaggctcttgaatcataagatgtttattagggttacTGTTAGATACATAGTTTGGCTtttgcaaaggcaaagggacgaacgatcgccttgcgttgctctcaacagaaattaaaataacatatcagtattcttggatatcaCGAGGGCTTACGATTCAGTTttcatcaacattctttatgataagtctttcaccaattttaaataactttttgctaaacctgttatcTGAAAAACACacgcatttctcgcatggtgatttatcgacatcacgatttagctacattcgccttccccagggctcatgtctaaaccTTCTCctatacaatttttacgtgaatgacattgacaaatgtcttgtcaattcctgcacgctaagtcagcttgcagatgacggtgtggtctctattacaggtcccaaagccgtcgacttgcacgGACCACTgcagataccttggacaatttgtctgcttgggctctccagctgggtatcgagctctgcggagaaaactgagctagtcgtattttctcagaagcgtgaaccagcgaaactacagcttcagttaatggataaaactattgctcaggtttcaacattcaaatatctcggggtctggttcgactctaaaggaacctggggatgtcacattaggtatctgaaacagaagtgccaacaaaggtacaactttctccgtacaataaccggaacatgatgGGATGCCTATCCGCAGGaaacctaatcaggctgtaccaaacaacgatactatcagtgatggagtacgaatgtttctgctttccgctccgttgcgaacatacatttcatcaaactagagagaatccagtatcgctgttcgcgcattgccttgggttgcatacaatcgacccatacgatgagtctcgaagtgctggcgggcgtccttccgctaaaaaatcgattctgggacctctcatatcgattgctcattcgatgcgatattttaAACTTATtgatgattgcaaattgcgaaaggcttgtccaacttaattctcagacccgattcatgtccttgtacttcgattacatggcacagaacatcaattcatctttgtataacgttaaccgtgctcatctcttagatacttctgatccaactgtatttttcgacacatccatgaagaaaGAGGTTCGTGGCatcccggatcacattcgcccacaagtggtcccaaatattttctataataaataccatcaagtcgattgcggcaaaatgttctacactaacggatcaattctcgacgggtccacaggcttctgtatattcaacgaaaatctttctgcctcattcaaactcaataatcctgcttcaatttacgtcgcagaattagctgccattaattatcttctcgggatcattgacaccctgcccgcaTACCATTACtacatcgtttcggacagtttCATTTCCATTGAGGCCATCAGCGCAGCGAAGTCTGGAAAgaactcaccgtatttcctggggaaaatccgggaatatctgagtgctttatctgaaaaatcttaccagactaccttggtttgggtcccgtcacattgctctattgcgggcaatgagaaggcggactctttagccaaggtgtgCGCATTGGAAGGCGACTAATGCGCCCATCCTACTTTCCGATTTATCctactttccggttaagatatcgacggtTTATaaatttctcagaacattacaaatccgacattcaataataataaatatataaatgcggattctactcgccaGCAATTCGTTTCgccataggcagatataactcaacacGTGTAGGgctacttcaggttcgagtgattctactattcttagattAGCCCTGGATCCCGCTCTGGTGCCAAATCTTCGGGGTAATTGGTTGATTGTTCGTATTAGTAAAgtgggttcggatcgggtttctcaaattttaaattttcaggtatgagtcgggctcgggttttcaaattttaaaactctcgagttcgggtcgggttttacaaaattttcattctggggtacgggtcgggtttgagtttttaaattttaaaaggttcgggtttttcaaattttataattttgggctcgggccgggttcgggtttttaaatttttaagcactcgggttcgggttcgaaaaaattgaaaccacccgaccatctctaacctATCTCATTTGTCGAGCTATTAGGCCCTCACATCAGTCCGATCCTCGTTCACCTCTTCAATGCGATAATCGATAGTCGCAGGTTTCCGCAAATCTGAAAAACGGCCTTCATAGCCGATTCCGAAATCTGCCAATCACGTCGAGCCAAAAgactatcgaccaattagtgtCCTCCCAGCCATCTCTAAAAtattcgagaaaattctgctcgACCAGATCTATAGCTTTCTGGACTACCATCAACTacactgccgtgatacgcataacagtcccatttgctatggatTTCCTATGCAGGTGAGACTGTTATGCATATCACGGCAGTACAGCTGCTTGCCAAACATCAATCAGGATATCAAAAACGTCATAGTACTAGCACCGCCCTAACAAAAGTCGTACACGGTATCTATATCAACCTAGACAAAGGCAACTGTACTGTGATGGTTCTTGTCGACCTGTCGCTTGCTTTCAACTGCGTAAGTCACCGGATACTCCGCAAAAAGCTAGAAGAGTTTGGTTTCTATGCTGATGCATGCGACCTGTTGACATCATACATGAAGCACCGTACTCAGCTTGTCAAAGAAGATAGGAAGAAGTCAGCGGAGAGAGTACTTACAGATGGAACTCCCCAAGGATTCTACCTCAGTGCACTGTTATTTTCCCTATATATTAATAGCATGCCTGAAATTCTACGCTGCGAATACCACCTgtacgccgacgacatgaaaatctACATTTCCGGCCCGGTGCAATATGTAGAAAATATGatcaatatattaaatgctgatCTCAACGCAATCGAACAGTGAACAGCGAGCAACAAACTTTTCCCTAACCCACGCGAAACCCAGGCTGTAATCTTCTACAAACAAGGTAACATCACACCCCAAAGCAAGATCTCATTTTGCGGAGAGATTATCCCGCTGTCCAAAGAAGTCACCAATCTAGGGTTAAAAATGGACAGCAACTTAAAATGGGCAACACAGGTGAATAATATCACAAAGAAAGTATTCGGCACATTAAGGACTTTTCGCCGCTTCGCATCTGTCCTTTCGACACCCACACGCAAGAAGCTGATGCTAGCAGTCATCATACCTTATCTCACATACGGTGACACGGTATGTTCCAGGTTTATCAACTCAGCTCAAAGAATTACAATTGCTTTAAAGTCGGGTTCTACGAATAGTACCCCGGACATATCCTGGAACATCTTCAGAAAAGCGTCTCGGAGCGCACAAGCTTATTCCACATCCCAATGAACACAGCCAGCAGCAGAAAAAGTGTGCTGATTTACGGAGCCCTTAGCTGGAACGCACTTCCAATTGAAATAATTAACCGACAATAACCTGCTTCAAGAAATCACTAAACGAGATTTGAAAAGGCTATCAAAAACCAGAGAATATTGACGTGTATATTAGTCCTTCCATTTGTAAAATATgtaatgttatttttccttgacctgaaaaacagttaacactaataaaattacaaataacaaaaactaaaattttcgagaaaaaagcGTTCTTCACGTATAATTTTTCAATGATCCACATCGAATGTCAACAAGAACATCtgttaaggctagtttacagttcgggaaatggatcacgggatttcgcacgggatttgggtcgggatttgatcagggaaaatttcccgccgagatctctccaaactgtcaaaccaaaaacgctgctgcttcttaaaaattCAAACAGTATCCAACTTGCAGCAAATTGCAAACCTtccaaaaatactattttccccgtcggaaacaatttgtgttgaattgttccaGGCCGGATTTttgtgtggagagttttaaaatcccgtgatgtttcccgtGGTTGagtttacacttcaggaaaactgtcatttttgtgtagactcatttcccgtcacgggatttgaaatcccgagctccatttaaaatacacagggacccaaatcccgtgacacgttttccgaactgtaaactagcctttagcGGCCACGGCTGGGTTGTTTTGACGTTTGCGTTGTTGGTGTTAGTGAGTGCACTGGCTCCACCGACAAAATTTTCGGTGCCAAATATCTGCCCCGAAATTGCACTGGAATTGCACTTTTTTATTGCAGTTCCAATCAATGGAACATGGTGTCGGTGTTTTGACAACACTTCTGcaagaaaagtgcaatttcagTGCAGAAAACTACACCAGTTCTTTCAATCGAAAACTCTAATTGACAGAAGCTGACGTACCGTGTGAATGAGAACCAATCCTTCATCATactcagggtggccagacctaccgatttatcggcagtcctaccgattttggtcttccctaccgattcccagacgaccaaggcaaaactaccgatattttgttattcctaccgaaaactaccgatttttattgagtttggacacatcctactcaacattcattttttggggTGGATTTGGTCAGAGATCTGTGTTgttagtattttacaattctatgtcaatactacgtttttgggacaacaacccggcctaccgataactaccgataaacttttagtgaccctaccgatattaaggaattctatctggccaccctgatcATACTACACACAAGATAGATTTGTCAAGTTGGTTATATCATCATTCTGTGGTATTAAAACTCGGTGATATTCAGGTAAATTGttaataaatgtaaaaaataattttaaataatgcAAAAACTTTCACATGGCTGTTTTATTGCTTTCATGCGTGAATGTTTTGCAGATTCCGCAGGTCCCTAAATCGAAATATCGACGATGGCTGCAAAACGATTCTGGTCATTTGTTCCCACGGTCAAGGCCCAAGAAGAGGACATAGTCGACCCACAAGCTGTACTCCGCGTAAGTTGCAGATAATTGATACAAAAAGCTATGTATTGTAGCGGTTGACATAACCACCGATGTTTATTCTGGCTTATAGGAAAAATGTGCTGAGGGAGGACATGCTACTCGGTTATATGAGAAGTACCAGGCTTGCAATGACCGCGTTAATAGCCGCAGCCAAACCACGGAGACTTGCGTAGAAGAACTGTTTGACTATTTGCACGAGCTGGATCATTGTGTTACCCATACTTTGTTCTCCAAGCTGAAGTAAAGGGTTTGTACAGCAGCAACCGTAGTTTACAATGCACCGCGGAAAAGGTTTGGCGTGATAATCGTGAAATAATAATTTAATGAATTGGACTAGATTAATCGATTTGGTTctaaaataaaatcttgaagCAATCGATCGTTCATTCATTTGCAGAAGAGTTCTTTATGTTAGAAAATGTTAAGCAGGGTGTAGAAGGCCTATTAGTTTTGCATTTCCCGATACTCAAATGAACACTGAAGCATATGTCGTATTCGAAAAAACAAATACCTATCTGTTTTGATAATGAAATGCAAGTGTATTTTATTACTATTACTACAGTGGAATTGTGACATTCCATTAAGTCGCCCAAAAGATTTCGTTTAAAAGATTGTAAAAATAATTGGTTGATGCAAATGTTGCTGTTTCTATCTGGCTCTATAATATTTACGCGTGTCATTCGCCCGAAAATCAGTTACTTGCGAACAAAATGGCAACCTTCAATTGCATCGTTCCAATGCTCTCAAAAAGAGATTGGCTCGGCTGGTTCAAGAATTTTACAGTTTCGCCGGCTCTAGATAGCGTCTCCGCATATCTCTCCTTGGAGCATAACTAGAATAGATCACTTGCGCGAATGTTATTCATCCAAACGTACGGGTCACATATACTTAAATATTTGGATAATTTAGCGAAAGCGTATTCATAATTTACCATTGCAGTTATTCAGTCGTACGGCTTGAATTattcaaatttgtttatttcttcggGAGTTGTCCTACTGCAGCTGTAGAGTTGGGTTTTCTGAAGggttccccgtcagaatcactcactacaattgcaccaTTCAACCACCAAAAcgctgcttaaggccaatttcaGCATgacgtgattctgattgtgatattgagtacACTAGTTCTAGGTAGTACGTGGATGAGGCTCAAGCGTTTGAATGCTAACGTGTTTGTCTGTTAACGtatatgtaactttgcgtggataaattcgattttataacggTGTAGCCattcctaggggcagatcactctaagaatgtataacaaatttgcatcaaattagaaaaaatgcatttaatttccatttttgcatcagctttgcactccctcgcagaaaagtttgtttaacaaacgtcctacgctgatccactttgttcgacgttttgttaaatgtagggcttgtttttctgtagggttttgacgtcttacacgcaacgcaaactaCATTGcatgcaacgcaaaaacattgcacgcaacgcaaaatacattatgaatttctattttgatggaaataaatgcatttaatttcgctgatttttaaaaatgcatcacaagtgatctgtccctagagccattcgcatattcgcgtgtgttcttcgcgcggaccgtgaatctgatgcttagttttcagtgtacgattcagatactagaagagagttcccccatatcactagagttctagGTCATGTCGCGATGTTGTCAAGTTGGTATGAGCGCATTTTTCATTTGTCTAACTGAAGGCATGATTCGAACGGTGgtttaatgcttgagaccgcgtttgttaATTTGCAAGTGTCGggacgttcacttaattaccgggttGTTTTAATGTTCACATGCGACCTCACTGTCGCAAAGGTAACCATGGGATCATATAGAGGCGACTACTTCTAACGGGCGTAGATAGCGGCTAGGAGTTGGGACCCACAAAGcatggaagaagacaaaaacaattaaaataaaaaaactaacgGAGCGAGTGTGGTGAACTCGTTTGCCAAAGGTGGGCTAGCGAGGTCGCCGACGCAGTAAAACGACCAAGTGCAACAGCAAATGCAACAGTAGCAGCAGTCCAGGGAGGTCATACCGAGCATGAACGACGACAAACCAATAGGGCGCCAAGGAAAgctaaactgaaaaaaattcaaacgttaattctatttgcttcaagctacttaaaatccatatgaagaagaaatgctaatgttatcgtgcgcacacataccttctatgtgtcaactgtataaatcATGCGCACACATCagttatatgtgcgtattgttataCAATTGGATTTTATGTGTCTTATAGTTAtcaaatgtaaatgcaagattATTATGTCttataaatacacacattaggtttatgtgccagctaATACTGTCTATCTGCCTCCGCtaattacaaaaatctgtgtaaaatcaataggtataacgtttaaatttttttgagtgtagggtTTCAGGTTCGCACGCCGAAATCAAGACCTAAGAAGACCAGCCGACCAGCAGTCCGGGTTGCCTAAAGTGAATAAGCTGAGGCAAAAAATCGAA encodes:
- the LOC131683848 gene encoding cytochrome b-c1 complex subunit 6, mitochondrial, which gives rise to MAAKRFWSFVPTVKAQEEDIVDPQAVLREKCAEGGHATRLYEKYQACNDRVNSRSQTTETCVEELFDYLHELDHCVTHTLFSKLK